The genomic region TTCATCCCGCGAGCATCGGCGGCCTCCTGGCGCAGAGTGTTGGCCAGGCCGAGCATGGCGCGGGCACGCAGCAACAATTGTTCGCCGATATCGCTGAGTTCCACTGCCGACTGGTGTCGACGCAGCAGCTCGACCCCCAGTTCCTGCTCCAGCGATTTCATTGCGTGGGACACCGCCGACTGTGAAATCCCCAACCGATGGGCCGCGAGGGTAAAGCCGCGCAGTTCGGCGACCAGCGAGAAAATCTCCAGTTGCGTAAGGGTCATGAGTATTTGCTCATTTTACGATGATGGGGAATGAGGTGAATGATACGGCATTCCTCAACTTCCTAGGTCTGGAGCGTCATGCGCAACGCCGAGCAGCTGCACACAATTTCATCCGACATACCCGTTTACCTGACGCTGGCGGCGGTCACCATGATCTGGGGCGGGACCTTTGTCGCCGGGCGTTTCCTGGCCGGCAGCCTGAGCCCGATGTTCGCCGCCAGCCTGCGCTTTTTGCTGGCCAGTGCAGCGTTGCTCGGCTTTTTGTGGCTGGCGCGGATCCCCTTGGCGCGGCCGACGCCCCGGCAATGGCTGCAACTGACTCTGCTGGGTTTCTTCGGGATTTTCTTCTACAACCTGTGCTTCTTTTACGGCCTGCAATACATCAACGCCTCGCGCGCCTCGTTGATCGTCGCGTTGAACCCGGCAGTGATCGGTCTGGCCTCGTGGTGGTTGTTCAAAGAGCATCTGGGCCGGATGAAAGTCGCCGGCATCGCCACCTGTATTGTCGGCGCCGGTATGGTGATCGTCAGTCGCAATCCGCAATTACTGGCTGCAACGCCCGATGCATGGATCGGTGATCTATTGATTCTCGGCTGTGTGCTGGGATGGGGCGTTTACTCGTTGTTTTCCCGTGAGCTGAATCAGACACTGGGGCCAGTGCAGACCGTGACGTACTCGATCCTGATCGGCACGTTGATGTTGTGGTTTCTGGCGGCGGTACGCGGCGAGTTGAGCTTGGGGGAGCTGAATAACCTCGGCCTGCCGCAATGGTTGAGCCTGATTTACCTCGGTGTCCTCGGCTCGGCGCTGGCCTACATCGGCTACTACGACGGCATTCGTAAAATCGGCGCGACGCGCAGCGGCGTGTTTATCGCTTTGAACCCGTTGACGGCAGTCATCCTTGGCGCGCTGTTACTGGGCGAGCAACTCACGGCGGCCATGTGCATGGGCGGAGCGCTGATCCTGAGCGGCATCTACCTGTGCAACAAACCCCTTGCAGCGGGCGCAAAAAAGCGGATTTTATAGAGAGAGCAGACAAGCCTATTTACGCTGTGTAGAATCGGTTTACGCATACAATAATAATCGTCTTCTGGCAGCAGAAGCCTCGCCCGCAAGAGCCTTGGGTCGACAATGAAGATATTCGGGTTTCAACTGATCTACGGTGACTTCCTCGCCCGCAGTGTGCGTGGCATCTCCTGTGCGCCACCCACCGACCTCGCAGACTGACAAATAACCCAGGTTAATTTGATAAGAATGATGAGGCGTCACCATGACAGATTTATACGAAAACCCAATGGGCCTGATGGGCTTTGAATTCATCGAGCTCGCATCGCCGGTACCGGGCACCCTGGAGCCGATCTTCGAGATCATGGGCTTCACCAAAGTCGCCACCCACCGTTCCAAGAACGTACACCTGTACCGTCAGGGCGCGATCAATCTGATCCTCAACAACGAACCGAACAGCGTCGCCTCGTACTTCGCTGCCGAGCACGGCCCTTCGGTGTGCGGCATGGCGTTCCGCGTCAAGGATTCGCAAAAAGCCTACAATCGCGCACTGGAACTCGGCGCTCAGCCGATTCATATCGAAACCGGTCCGATGGAGCTGAACCTGCCGGCAATCAAAGGCATCGGCGGCGCGCCGCTGTACCTGATCGACCGTTTCGGCGAAGGCAGCTCGATCTACGACATCGACTTCGTGTTTATCGAAGGCGTTGATCGCAACCCGGTCGGTGCCGGCCTGAAGATCATCGACCACCTGACGCACAACGTGTATCGCGGTCGCATGGCCTACTGGGCGAACTTCTACGAGAAGCTGTTCAACTTCCGCGAGATCCGTTACTTCGATATCAAGGGCGAATACACCGGCCTGACCTCGAAAGCGATGACCGCACCGGACGGCATGATCCGCATCCCGCTGAACGAAGAATCGTCCAAGGGCGCGGGCCAGATCGAAGAGTTCCTGATGCAGTTCAACGGCGAGGGCATCCAGCACGTGGCGTTCCTCACTGACGACCTGATCAAGACCTGGGATCAACTGAAGAAGATCGGCATGCGCTTCATGACCGCGCCGCCGGATACCTACTACGAAATGCTCGAAGGCCGTCTGCCGAACCACGGCGAGCCAGTTGATCAGCTGCAATCGCGGGGCATCCTGCTCGACGGCGCCTCGGAGCAGGGCGACAAGCGTCTGCTGCTGCAGATTTTTTCGGAAACCCTGATGGGCCCGGTGTTCTTCGAGTTCATCCAGCGTAAAGGCGATGATGGTTTCGGCGAAGGCAACTTCAAGGCCTTGTTCGAATCGATCGAGCGTGACCAAGTGCGTCGCGGTGTACTCGCAACCGAGTAATCCGCCACTGAACTGA from Pseudomonas tensinigenes harbors:
- a CDS encoding DMT family transporter, with amino-acid sequence MRNAEQLHTISSDIPVYLTLAAVTMIWGGTFVAGRFLAGSLSPMFAASLRFLLASAALLGFLWLARIPLARPTPRQWLQLTLLGFFGIFFYNLCFFYGLQYINASRASLIVALNPAVIGLASWWLFKEHLGRMKVAGIATCIVGAGMVIVSRNPQLLAATPDAWIGDLLILGCVLGWGVYSLFSRELNQTLGPVQTVTYSILIGTLMLWFLAAVRGELSLGELNNLGLPQWLSLIYLGVLGSALAYIGYYDGIRKIGATRSGVFIALNPLTAVILGALLLGEQLTAAMCMGGALILSGIYLCNKPLAAGAKKRIL
- the hppD gene encoding 4-hydroxyphenylpyruvate dioxygenase, with protein sequence MTDLYENPMGLMGFEFIELASPVPGTLEPIFEIMGFTKVATHRSKNVHLYRQGAINLILNNEPNSVASYFAAEHGPSVCGMAFRVKDSQKAYNRALELGAQPIHIETGPMELNLPAIKGIGGAPLYLIDRFGEGSSIYDIDFVFIEGVDRNPVGAGLKIIDHLTHNVYRGRMAYWANFYEKLFNFREIRYFDIKGEYTGLTSKAMTAPDGMIRIPLNEESSKGAGQIEEFLMQFNGEGIQHVAFLTDDLIKTWDQLKKIGMRFMTAPPDTYYEMLEGRLPNHGEPVDQLQSRGILLDGASEQGDKRLLLQIFSETLMGPVFFEFIQRKGDDGFGEGNFKALFESIERDQVRRGVLATE